Part of the Terriglobia bacterium genome, TGTGATCGCCGATGAGGGTGCGGCCGCCGCCGCCTTTCGTGCCGCGATGAACGTTCACGTATTCGCGAAAAACGTTGTGGTTGCCGATCGTCAGAAACGTTTCCTCGCCGTTGAACTTCAGATCCTGCGGCTGCAGACCGATGGTGCCGAACGGATAAAACTGATTGTCGTCGCCGATCGTTGTCGGCCCTTCGACGACGACATGCGATTCGAACCGGCAGTCGTTTCCAATCGTGACGCAATCGCCGATCCGGCAGTACGGGCCGACATACGTATTCGTCCCCAGCTTTGCCTTCGGACTGATGATCGCTGTCGGATGAATCACGGTTGCCGGCCTATCGAAGAGAGCAGGACCGCCTCAGCGGCGAGCTCTGAGCCGACATAGACCTCGCCCTTCATTTTCCAGACGATGGCCTTGCGGCGCAGGACTTCCACCACAATCCGCATCTGATCGCCGGGAACGATGGGCCTGCGAAACCTCGCCTCATCGATCCCCATGAAATAAACCAGCGTCTTCGTCAGATCGGCATTCTTCTCCAGAAGGCCGAGAATGGCGCCCGTCTGCGCCATCGCTTCGATGGTCAGGACGCCCGGCATGACCGGCGCTCCCGGGAAATGTCCCTTGAAGAAACCCTCATTGATCGAGACATTTTTAAGCGCGACGATTCGTTTGTCCGGATCCACCTCGATGACGCGGTCCACGAGGAGAAACGGGTAGCGGTGCGGAAGGATCCGCATGATTTCGGCTATTCGCAGTTCCATACAAGGGGAAAGGAACCACAAGAAGCACAAGAGGCACAAGATATTTGTGCGTCCTGTGCTTCTTGTGGTTTCTTCTTATTTCTTGGGTGCAGCTGGAGAAACCTGGTTTGCCGGGGCCGTGGCCGGTTTCGTCGGCGTCGCATCGATCCGGCGGATGATCTCGGTGGTGATGTCCGCCACATCCGACGCATAAATGATACTGTTGGCCTGGCTCGACGAATCGAAAACGACGGCGAAGCCGTTCTCGCTCGAATACGCCTTCAACACGTCCTGGGTTTTTTCGGCGATCGGCCGGAAAAGCTGCTGCTGAAGATCGCCGAGGTCTTTCTGGCCGTCGTCATTCATGCGCTGCAGGTCGGTGTTCAACTTTTCGACCTGGCGCGTCATTTCGGCCTTGGTGGCGTCGCTCAAGGCCTTGTCCCCGGTCTGAAGCTTCGTCTGGGTGTCCGCCAGCAGCTTCTGCTTCTCTTCAAAGTCCTTCTGCTTCTTCTCGAACTCCACTTTGAACTTCTCTTGCGCCTTCTTGCCTTCGGCGTTTTCCGTGATCGCCCGCTGCATATCGACCACGGCGACGCGGCCGGCTGTGGCGCCCGCAGCGGCGGGAGCCGCAGCATTCGCGGCAGAAGTACCCGCAGGCGCCTGTGCCAGCA contains:
- a CDS encoding OmpH family outer membrane protein; this encodes MRKLSLVTLILLVPAALLAQAPAGTSAANAAAPAAAGATAGRVAVVDMQRAITENAEGKKAQEKFKVEFEKKQKDFEEKQKLLADTQTKLQTGDKALSDATKAEMTRQVEKLNTDLQRMNDDGQKDLGDLQQQLFRPIAEKTQDVLKAYSSENGFAVVFDSSSQANSIIYASDVADITTEIIRRIDATPTKPATAPANQVSPAAPKK
- the fabZ gene encoding 3-hydroxyacyl-ACP dehydratase FabZ; its protein translation is MRILPHRYPFLLVDRVIEVDPDKRIVALKNVSINEGFFKGHFPGAPVMPGVLTIEAMAQTGAILGLLEKNADLTKTLVYFMGIDEARFRRPIVPGDQMRIVVEVLRRKAIVWKMKGEVYVGSELAAEAVLLSSIGRQP